A single Cygnus atratus isolate AKBS03 ecotype Queensland, Australia chromosome 11, CAtr_DNAZoo_HiC_assembly, whole genome shotgun sequence DNA region contains:
- the CSK gene encoding tyrosine-protein kinase CSK, which translates to MSGMQAVWPSGTECIAKYNFHGTAEQDLPFSKGDVLTIVAVTKDPNWYKAKNKVGQEGIIPANYVQKREGVKAGIKLSLMPWFHGKITREQAERLLYPPETGLFLVRESTNYPGDYTLCVSCEGKVEHYRIIYSSSKLSIDEEVYFENLMQLVEHYTTDADGLCTRLIKPKVMEGTVAAQDEFSRSGWALNMKDLKLLQIIGKGEFGDVMLGDYRGNKVAVKCIKNDATAQAFLAEASVMTQLRHSNLVQLLGVIVEEKSGLYIVTEYMAKGSLVDYLRSRGRSVLGAECLLKFSLDVCEAMEYLEANNFVHRDLAARNVLVSEDNIAKVSDFGLTKEASSTQDTGKLPVKWTAPEALREKKFSTKSDVWSFGILLWEIYSFGRVPYPRIPLKDVVPRVEKGYKMDAPDGCPAIVYEVMKKCWTLDPGHRPSFHQLREQLVHIKEKELYL; encoded by the exons ATGTCAGGGATGCAG GCCGTGTGGCCGTCCGGTACGGAGTGCATCGCCAAGTACAACTTCCACGGCACCGCcgagcaggacctgcccttcagCAAGGGCGACGTCCTCACCATCGTCGCGGTCACCAAG GATCCCAACTGGTACAAGGCGAAGAACAAGGTGGGTCAGGAGGGCATCATCCCCGCCAACTACGTGCAGAAGCGGGAGGGAGTGAAGGCCGGCATCAAGCTCAGCCTCATGCC GTGGTTTCACGGGAAGATCACGCGGGAGCAGGCGGAGCGGCTGCTGTACCCCCCCGAGACGGGGCTGTTCCTGGTGCGGGAGAGCACCAACTACCCCGGGGACTACACGCTGTGCGTCAGCTGCGAGGGCAAGGTGGAGCACTACCGCATCATCTACTCCTCCAGCAAGCTCAGCATCGACGAGGAGGTCTACTTCGAGAACCTCATGCAGCTGGTGGAG caTTACACCACAGACGCCGATGGGCTCTGCACGCGCCTCATCAAGCCGAAGGTGATGGAGGGCACGGTGGCGGCGCAGGACGAGTTCTCCCGCA GCGGCTGGGCCCTCAACATGAAGGACCTCAAGCTGCTGCAGATCATCGGCAAAGGGGAGTTTGGAG ACGTGATGCTGGGCGATTACCGGGGGAACAAAGTGGCCGTCAAGTGCATTAAAAACGACGCCACGGCGCAGGCGTTCCTGGCGGAGGCATCTGTGATGAC GCAGCTCCGCCACAGCAACCtggtgcagctgctgggggtgATCGTGGAGGAGAAGAGCGGCCTCTACATCGTCACCGAGTACATGGCCAAG GGCAGCCTAGTAGATTACCTGCGGTCGCGTGGGAGGTCGGTGCTGGGCGCTGAGTGCCTGCTCAAGTTCTCCTT AGACGTCTGCGAAGCCATGGAGTACCTGGAGGCCAACAACTTCGTGCACCGGGACCTGGCGGCGAGGAACGTGCTGGTCTCGGAGGACAACATCGCCAAGGTCAGCGACTTCGGGCTCACCAAGGAGGCGTCGTCCACGCAGGACACGGGGAAGCTGCCGGTGAAGTGGACGGCGCCGGAAGCGCTTAGAGAAAAG AAATTCTCCACCAAGTCAGACGTGTGGAGCTTCGGGATCCTCCTCTGGGAAATCTACTCCTTCGGGCGAGTGCCTTATCCGCGAATC cccctgAAGGACGTGGTGCCCCGCGTGGAGAAGGGCTACAAGATGGACGCCCCCGACGGCTGCCCCGCCATCGTCTACGAGGTGATGAAGAAGTGCTGGACCCTGGACCCCGGCCACCGGCCGTCCTTCCACCAGCTCCGTGAACAGCTAGTGCATATCAAAGAGAAGGAGCTCTACCTGTga
- the CPLX3 gene encoding complexin-3: protein MAFMVKSMVGGQLKNLTGGLGGEEKSEGEKSPAEAQGMTREEYEEYQRQLVEEKMERDAQFAQRKAERATFRSHFRDKYRLPKNETDDNQIQLVGGDVELPKELAKMIEQDNEEEEEKNSVIGQLSNIQNLDLDSLKDKASATLEDLKQSAEKCAVM from the exons ATGGCGTTCATGGTGAAGAGCATGGTGGGGGGCCAGCTGAAGAACCTGACGGGTGGCCTGGGCGGCGAGGAGAAGAGCGAGGGTGAGAAGTCCCCGGCAGAGGCTCAGGGCATGACCCGCGAGGAGTACGAGGAGTATCAGCGGCAGCTGGTGGAGGAAAA GATGGAGAGAGATGCCCAGTTTGCCCAGCGCAAGGCGGAGAGGGCCACGTTCAGGTCCCACTTCCGAGACAAGTACCGGCTGCCCAAG AACGAAACGGACGACAACCAGATCCAGCTGGTGGGCGGCGACGTGGAGCTGCCCAAGGAGCTGGCCAAGATGATCGAGCAGGAcaacgaggaggaggaggagaagaactCCGTCATCGGCCAGCTCAGCAACATCCAGAACCTGGACCTGGACTCCTTGAAGGACAAAGCCTCGGCCACGCTGGAGGACCTGAAGCAGTCGGCCGAGAAATGCGCCGTGATGTGA
- the ULK3 gene encoding serine/threonine-protein kinase ULK3 isoform X1, whose translation MAGAGCAPPRLDGFVLTERLGTGTYATVYKAYGKKDTREVVAVKCVSKRSLNRASVENLLTEIEILKTIRHPHVVELKDFQWDSEHIYLIMEFCAGGDLSRFIRTRRLLPEKVARVFLQQLACALKFLHDHNISHLDLKPQNILLSAPDNPQLKLADFGFAQYMSPWDEQHVLRGSPLYMAPEMVCRQQYDARVDLWSVGVILYEALFGRPPFASRSFAELEEKIRSDRAVELPSRPPLSPGCRDLLRRLLERDPRQRISFEDFFAHPFVDMEHVPGPESFPKATDLVVEAVKKDQEGDASAALALYCKALEYFVPALRYESDPRRKEAIRAKVGQYISRAEELKALVTSDSRSLLQQGSPAREVLKELAKDKPRLCAALEVAAAAMAREEDGRDDGDALELYQQSLGELLLLLAAEPAGRRRELLHAEVQTLMARAEYLKEQIKVREAQSLGKEALAESVRSSCILQ comes from the exons ATGGCCGGGGCTGGCTGCGCCCCTCCGCGCCTCGACGGCTTCGTGCTCACCGAGCGCCTGGGCACCGGCACCTACGCCACGGTGTACAAGGCGTACGGCAAG AAGGACACGCGCGAGGTGGTGGCCGTCAAGTGCGTGAGCAAGAGGAGCCTCAACCGGGCGTCGGTGGAGAACCTGCTGACCGAGATCGAGATCCTCAAAACCATCCGGCACCCGCACGTCGTGGAGCTCAAGGACTTccag TGGGACAGCGAGCACATCTACCTGATCATGGAGTTCTGCGCCGGGGGGGACCTCTCCCGCTTCATCCGCACGCGGCGCCTGCTGCCCGAGAAGGTGGCGCGCgtcttcctccagcagctgg CCTGCGCCCTCAAGTTCCTCCACGACCACAACATCTCCCACCTGGACCTCAAGCCGCAGAACATCCTGCTGAGCGCCCCAGACAACCCCCAGCTGAAGCTGGCAG ATTTCGGCTTCGCGCAGTACATGTCGCCCTGGGACGAGCAGCACGTGCTGCGGGGCTCCCCGCTCTACATGGCCCCCGAGATGGTGTGCCGCCAGCAGTACGACGCCCGCGTGGACCTCTGGTCGGTGGGCGTCATCCTCTACG AGGCGCTTTTTGGGCGGCCCCCCTTCGCCTCGCGGTCGTTCGCCGAGCTGGAGGAGAAGATCCGCAGCGACCGAGCCGTCGAG CTGCCCAGCCGGCCCCCGCTGTCCCCGGGGTGCCGGGACCTCCTGCGACGCCTCCTGGAGAGGGACCCCCGGCAGCGCATCTCCTTCGAGGACTTCTTCGCCCACCCCTTCGTGGACATGGAGCACGTGCCCGGCCCCGAGAGCTTCCCGAAGGCG acCGACCTGGTGGTGGAGGCGGTGAAGAAGGACCAGGAGGGGGATGCGAGCGCCGCGCTTGCGCTCTACTGCAAAGCCCTCGAGTATTTTGTGCCTGCCCTGCGTT ATGAAAGCGACCCCCGCCGCAAAGAGGCCATCCGGGCAAAG GTGGGGCAGTACATCTCGCGGGCGGAGGAGCTGAAGGCGCTGGTCACCTCCGACAGCAggagcctcctgcagcaggggagcCCGGCCAGGGAGGTCCTCAAAG agctggccaAGGACAAGCCGCGGCTCTGTGCCGCGCTGGAGGTGGCGGCAGCGGCCATGGCGAGG GAGGAGGACGGCCGAGACGACGGCGACGCCTTGGAGCTCTACCAGCAGAGCCTGggcgagctgctgctgctgctggccg CAGAGCCCGCGGGGAGGAGACGGGAGCTGCTCCACGCCGAG GTGCAGACCCTGATGGCCCGAGCCGAGTACCTGAAGGAGCAGATCAAG GTGCGGGAGGCGCAGTCCTTGGGCAAGGAGGCGCTGGCAGAGTCCGTCCGGAGCT cCTGCATCTTGCAGTGA
- the ULK3 gene encoding serine/threonine-protein kinase ULK3 isoform X2, which translates to MAGAGCAPPRLDGFVLTERLGTGTYATVYKAYGKDTREVVAVKCVSKRSLNRASVENLLTEIEILKTIRHPHVVELKDFQWDSEHIYLIMEFCAGGDLSRFIRTRRLLPEKVARVFLQQLACALKFLHDHNISHLDLKPQNILLSAPDNPQLKLADFGFAQYMSPWDEQHVLRGSPLYMAPEMVCRQQYDARVDLWSVGVILYEALFGRPPFASRSFAELEEKIRSDRAVELPSRPPLSPGCRDLLRRLLERDPRQRISFEDFFAHPFVDMEHVPGPESFPKATDLVVEAVKKDQEGDASAALALYCKALEYFVPALRYESDPRRKEAIRAKVGQYISRAEELKALVTSDSRSLLQQGSPAREVLKELAKDKPRLCAALEVAAAAMAREEDGRDDGDALELYQQSLGELLLLLAAEPAGRRRELLHAEVQTLMARAEYLKEQIKVREAQSLGKEALAESVRSSCILQ; encoded by the exons ATGGCCGGGGCTGGCTGCGCCCCTCCGCGCCTCGACGGCTTCGTGCTCACCGAGCGCCTGGGCACCGGCACCTACGCCACGGTGTACAAGGCGTACGGCAAG GACACGCGCGAGGTGGTGGCCGTCAAGTGCGTGAGCAAGAGGAGCCTCAACCGGGCGTCGGTGGAGAACCTGCTGACCGAGATCGAGATCCTCAAAACCATCCGGCACCCGCACGTCGTGGAGCTCAAGGACTTccag TGGGACAGCGAGCACATCTACCTGATCATGGAGTTCTGCGCCGGGGGGGACCTCTCCCGCTTCATCCGCACGCGGCGCCTGCTGCCCGAGAAGGTGGCGCGCgtcttcctccagcagctgg CCTGCGCCCTCAAGTTCCTCCACGACCACAACATCTCCCACCTGGACCTCAAGCCGCAGAACATCCTGCTGAGCGCCCCAGACAACCCCCAGCTGAAGCTGGCAG ATTTCGGCTTCGCGCAGTACATGTCGCCCTGGGACGAGCAGCACGTGCTGCGGGGCTCCCCGCTCTACATGGCCCCCGAGATGGTGTGCCGCCAGCAGTACGACGCCCGCGTGGACCTCTGGTCGGTGGGCGTCATCCTCTACG AGGCGCTTTTTGGGCGGCCCCCCTTCGCCTCGCGGTCGTTCGCCGAGCTGGAGGAGAAGATCCGCAGCGACCGAGCCGTCGAG CTGCCCAGCCGGCCCCCGCTGTCCCCGGGGTGCCGGGACCTCCTGCGACGCCTCCTGGAGAGGGACCCCCGGCAGCGCATCTCCTTCGAGGACTTCTTCGCCCACCCCTTCGTGGACATGGAGCACGTGCCCGGCCCCGAGAGCTTCCCGAAGGCG acCGACCTGGTGGTGGAGGCGGTGAAGAAGGACCAGGAGGGGGATGCGAGCGCCGCGCTTGCGCTCTACTGCAAAGCCCTCGAGTATTTTGTGCCTGCCCTGCGTT ATGAAAGCGACCCCCGCCGCAAAGAGGCCATCCGGGCAAAG GTGGGGCAGTACATCTCGCGGGCGGAGGAGCTGAAGGCGCTGGTCACCTCCGACAGCAggagcctcctgcagcaggggagcCCGGCCAGGGAGGTCCTCAAAG agctggccaAGGACAAGCCGCGGCTCTGTGCCGCGCTGGAGGTGGCGGCAGCGGCCATGGCGAGG GAGGAGGACGGCCGAGACGACGGCGACGCCTTGGAGCTCTACCAGCAGAGCCTGggcgagctgctgctgctgctggccg CAGAGCCCGCGGGGAGGAGACGGGAGCTGCTCCACGCCGAG GTGCAGACCCTGATGGCCCGAGCCGAGTACCTGAAGGAGCAGATCAAG GTGCGGGAGGCGCAGTCCTTGGGCAAGGAGGCGCTGGCAGAGTCCGTCCGGAGCT cCTGCATCTTGCAGTGA
- the ULK3 gene encoding serine/threonine-protein kinase ULK3 isoform X3, with protein MAGAGCAPPRLDGFVLTERLGTGTYATVYKAYGKKDTREVVAVKCVSKRSLNRASVENLLTEIEILKTIRHPHVVELKDFQWDSEHIYLIMEFCAGGDLSRFIRTRRLLPEKVARVFLQQLACALKFLHDHNISHLDLKPQNILLSAPDNPQLKLADFGFAQYMSPWDEQHVLRGSPLYMAPEMVCRQQYDARVDLWSVGVILYEALFGRPPFASRSFAELEEKIRSDRAVELPSRPPLSPGCRDLLRRLLERDPRQRISFEDFFAHPFVDMEHVPGPESFPKATDLVVEAVKKDQEGDASAALALYCKALEYFVPALRYESDPRRKEAIRAKVGQYISRAEELKALVTSDSRSLLQQGSPAREVLKELAKDKPRLCAALEVAAAAMAREEDGRDDGDALELYQQSLGELLLLLAEPAGRRRELLHAEVQTLMARAEYLKEQIKVREAQSLGKEALAESVRSSCILQ; from the exons ATGGCCGGGGCTGGCTGCGCCCCTCCGCGCCTCGACGGCTTCGTGCTCACCGAGCGCCTGGGCACCGGCACCTACGCCACGGTGTACAAGGCGTACGGCAAG AAGGACACGCGCGAGGTGGTGGCCGTCAAGTGCGTGAGCAAGAGGAGCCTCAACCGGGCGTCGGTGGAGAACCTGCTGACCGAGATCGAGATCCTCAAAACCATCCGGCACCCGCACGTCGTGGAGCTCAAGGACTTccag TGGGACAGCGAGCACATCTACCTGATCATGGAGTTCTGCGCCGGGGGGGACCTCTCCCGCTTCATCCGCACGCGGCGCCTGCTGCCCGAGAAGGTGGCGCGCgtcttcctccagcagctgg CCTGCGCCCTCAAGTTCCTCCACGACCACAACATCTCCCACCTGGACCTCAAGCCGCAGAACATCCTGCTGAGCGCCCCAGACAACCCCCAGCTGAAGCTGGCAG ATTTCGGCTTCGCGCAGTACATGTCGCCCTGGGACGAGCAGCACGTGCTGCGGGGCTCCCCGCTCTACATGGCCCCCGAGATGGTGTGCCGCCAGCAGTACGACGCCCGCGTGGACCTCTGGTCGGTGGGCGTCATCCTCTACG AGGCGCTTTTTGGGCGGCCCCCCTTCGCCTCGCGGTCGTTCGCCGAGCTGGAGGAGAAGATCCGCAGCGACCGAGCCGTCGAG CTGCCCAGCCGGCCCCCGCTGTCCCCGGGGTGCCGGGACCTCCTGCGACGCCTCCTGGAGAGGGACCCCCGGCAGCGCATCTCCTTCGAGGACTTCTTCGCCCACCCCTTCGTGGACATGGAGCACGTGCCCGGCCCCGAGAGCTTCCCGAAGGCG acCGACCTGGTGGTGGAGGCGGTGAAGAAGGACCAGGAGGGGGATGCGAGCGCCGCGCTTGCGCTCTACTGCAAAGCCCTCGAGTATTTTGTGCCTGCCCTGCGTT ATGAAAGCGACCCCCGCCGCAAAGAGGCCATCCGGGCAAAG GTGGGGCAGTACATCTCGCGGGCGGAGGAGCTGAAGGCGCTGGTCACCTCCGACAGCAggagcctcctgcagcaggggagcCCGGCCAGGGAGGTCCTCAAAG agctggccaAGGACAAGCCGCGGCTCTGTGCCGCGCTGGAGGTGGCGGCAGCGGCCATGGCGAGG GAGGAGGACGGCCGAGACGACGGCGACGCCTTGGAGCTCTACCAGCAGAGCCTGggcgagctgctgctgctgctggccg AGCCCGCGGGGAGGAGACGGGAGCTGCTCCACGCCGAG GTGCAGACCCTGATGGCCCGAGCCGAGTACCTGAAGGAGCAGATCAAG GTGCGGGAGGCGCAGTCCTTGGGCAAGGAGGCGCTGGCAGAGTCCGTCCGGAGCT cCTGCATCTTGCAGTGA
- the SCAMP2 gene encoding secretory carrier-associated membrane protein 2 encodes MAGFDTNPFADPVDVNPFQDPSVTQLTNTSQSGLDEFNPFSESSQLTNAARTTPATQPAGHSQPAVLQTSVEPTPQAVAAAAQAGLLQQQAELERKAAELEKKERELQSNAASINPRQNNWPPLPRKCPIKPCFYQDFSADIPADYQRICKMLYYLWMLHSVTLLLNLLACLAWFTVQTERGVDFGLSILWFVLFTPCAFLCWYRPIYKAFRSDSSFSFFVFFFIFFCQIAIYIIQAVGIPGWGDSGWIAALSELHGNLAVAVIMMVVAAFFTLCAVLSLFLLKQVHSLYRRTGASFQRAQEEFSQGILTNRSFQNAAAGAASSAAHGAFRGN; translated from the exons gacCCCTCGGTGACACAGCTCACAAACACAAGCCAGAGCGGCCTGGATGAGTTCAACCCCTTCTCGGAGAGCTCCCAGCTG ACAAATGCAGCGCGGACGACGCCGGCCACGCAGCCCGCCGGCCACTCGCAGCCCGCCGTCCTGCAGACCTCGGTGGAGCCCACCCCGCAG gctgtggctgcagcagcacaggccgGGCTGCTTCAGCAGCAGGCGGAACTCGAGAGGAAGGCGGCCGAGCTggagaagaaggagagggagctgcagagTAACGCCGCCAGCATTAACC CGAGGCAGAACAACTGGCCGCCCCTTCCCAGGAAGTGCCCCATCAAGCCCTGCTTCTACCAGGATTTCTCCGCAGACATCCCGGCCGACTACCAGCGGATATGCAAGATGCTGTATTACTTGTGGATGC TGCACTCGGTTACCCTGCTCCTGAACCTGCTCGCTTGCCTGGCGTGGTTCACGGTCCAGACGGAAAGAGGAGTAGACTTTGGTCTCTCAATCCTGTGGTTCGTTTTATTCACTCCTTGTGCCTTCCTCTGCTGGTACCGGCCGATTTACAAGGCTTTCAG GTCTGACAGCTCCTTCAGCTTCTTCgtcttctttttcatcttcttctgcCAAATCGCAATCTACATCATCCAGGCCGTCGGCATTCCTGGCTGGGGAGACAG CGGCTGGATCGCGGCGCTGTCCGAGCTGCACGGGAACCTGGCCGTGGCTGTCATCATGATGGTGGTGGCGGCGTTCTTCACGCTCTGCGCCGTCCTCTCGCTCTTCCTCCTGAAGCAG GTGCATTCCCTGTATCGCCGCACGGGCGCCAGCTTCCAGAGGGCCCAGGAGGAGTTTTCCCAAGGCATCCTCACCAACAGGAGCTTCCAGAACGCAGCGGCCGGGGCGGCCTCCTCGGCCGCACACGGAGCTTTCCGGGGGAATTAG